Proteins encoded together in one Chitinophaga sp. LS1 window:
- a CDS encoding PadR family transcriptional regulator: MPYFVLKALDTKERYGYELIQHLKEDFNTEVTESTMYPLLTRLQKEELLIYKWIEQPTGIPRKYYYISDDGRAHLAAMKKSIDENFIK; this comes from the coding sequence TTGCCATACTTCGTTCTAAAGGCGCTTGACACCAAAGAACGCTATGGCTACGAACTCATTCAGCATCTAAAAGAGGATTTCAATACCGAGGTGACTGAAAGCACCATGTACCCTCTGCTGACCCGACTTCAGAAAGAGGAGTTACTGATTTACAAATGGATAGAACAACCAACGGGCATCCCCCGAAAGTACTATTACATTTCAGACGATGGCAGGGCACACCTGGCAGCAATGAAGAAATCTATAGATGAAAATTTTATAAAATAA
- a CDS encoding alpha/beta hydrolase family protein: protein MKKITITFLTLLIAIAGIAQDISGSWNGKLGPLRVVLNIQKSDTGYNVTLDSPDQGAKGIPVSEFTYNNPDMHLQIDAIHAAYTGKYKTDSLTGTFTQGSKTLPLTFVRGTVEPVKHPQEPTLPLPYYSEDVTFENSQAHITLAGTLTLPKKTGSYPAVILITGSGQQNRDEELLGHKPFLIISDYLTRQGIAVLRYDDRGVAKSTGDFKSANSLDFANDVESAIAYLKTRKEIKQIGLMGHSEGGLIAPIVAARNKNVAFIVMLAGTGIRGDELLLKQTALILHAQGTPDSAITKINTTNKGAFDIIVNNDDDSTIKKDLTSYYKQLGEGNPEEEVKEMMRPWPWIKFFIKYDPTTSLRKVHCPVLAVNGEKDLQVPPKDNLPKIAAALKEAGNKDVTIKKYEGLNHLFQECKTGSPTEYARIEQTFSPLVLEDITKWIKIRTVH from the coding sequence ATGAAAAAGATTACCATCACTTTTCTAACCCTGCTCATAGCTATTGCCGGGATTGCACAAGACATCTCTGGTAGCTGGAATGGCAAGCTCGGGCCACTTCGCGTGGTATTAAATATTCAAAAGTCGGATACCGGGTACAACGTTACATTAGATAGTCCGGACCAGGGAGCGAAAGGTATTCCTGTAAGTGAATTCACTTACAACAACCCTGACATGCATTTACAGATCGATGCCATTCATGCCGCATACACTGGTAAATATAAAACCGATAGTTTAACAGGTACGTTTACCCAGGGAAGTAAAACATTGCCGCTTACATTTGTGAGAGGCACTGTGGAACCTGTCAAACATCCACAGGAACCGACTTTGCCACTTCCTTACTATTCTGAAGATGTCACCTTTGAAAACTCCCAGGCACATATTACGCTGGCTGGCACCCTGACCCTGCCAAAGAAAACCGGCTCCTACCCTGCTGTAATTCTTATCACTGGTAGCGGCCAACAAAACCGGGATGAGGAACTACTGGGACATAAACCATTTCTGATTATTTCAGACTACCTGACCCGTCAGGGAATTGCTGTGTTGAGATATGATGACCGGGGAGTAGCTAAGTCAACCGGTGATTTCAAATCAGCTAACTCATTGGATTTCGCTAACGATGTAGAAAGCGCCATTGCATACCTGAAGACACGCAAAGAAATAAAACAAATTGGATTGATGGGACATAGCGAAGGCGGATTGATCGCGCCAATAGTCGCAGCAAGAAATAAGAATGTAGCCTTCATTGTGATGCTGGCCGGTACAGGTATCAGGGGTGATGAATTGCTCCTCAAACAAACAGCATTGATTTTACATGCACAGGGAACACCGGATAGTGCCATTACAAAAATTAATACGACGAATAAAGGAGCTTTTGACATCATCGTCAACAATGATGATGATAGTACGATCAAAAAAGACCTGACATCCTATTATAAGCAATTGGGAGAAGGGAATCCGGAAGAGGAGGTGAAAGAAATGATGCGTCCATGGCCATGGATCAAGTTCTTTATCAAATATGATCCAACTACTTCCCTCCGAAAAGTGCATTGTCCTGTGCTGGCAGTAAATGGTGAAAAGGACCTGCAGGTACCCCCAAAGGACAACCTGCCAAAGATAGCGGCAGCGTTGAAAGAAGCAGGGAATAAGGATGTAACGATCAAAAAGTATGAGGGTTTAAATCACCTGTTCCAGGAGTGTAAAACGGGTAGTCCTACAGAGTATGCGAGGATTGAACAGACCTTTTCGCCGTTAGTGTTAGAAGATATTACTAAATGGATAAAAATAAGGACGGTGCATTAG
- a CDS encoding DUF2200 domain-containing protein produces MDHHERIAKLTFAGVYPMYLQKVEKKGRTKEELDQVIEWLTGFNIHQQTELIKEKVTFDIFFQKATLNPNAHLITGVICGYRVEEIDNPLTQQIRYLDKLVDELAKGKKMEKILRTEH; encoded by the coding sequence ATGGACCATCATGAACGCATCGCAAAACTTACCTTCGCCGGTGTCTACCCCATGTACCTCCAAAAGGTAGAAAAGAAAGGCCGGACAAAAGAAGAACTGGATCAGGTGATCGAATGGTTAACCGGCTTCAATATCCATCAACAAACCGAACTCATTAAAGAAAAAGTAACTTTTGACATCTTCTTCCAAAAGGCAACCTTAAACCCCAATGCGCACCTCATTACCGGTGTGATCTGTGGCTATCGTGTAGAGGAGATCGACAACCCCTTAACCCAACAGATAAGGTACTTAGATAAGCTGGTGGATGAGTTGGCCAAAGGGAAGAAGATGGAAAAGATATTAAGAACGGAGCACTAA
- a CDS encoding SMP-30/gluconolactonase/LRE family protein, with the protein MNSIHALITFCLISTQVTAQISVVAPGAQLIKLPATFAFSEGPAVNKKGDIYFTDQPNDKIWKYDTKGRLTLFMDKTGRSNGLYFDQKGNLIACADEKDELWSISPDKKVTVLLSQFEGKRLNGPNDLWIDPKGGIYFTDPYYQREYWDRKQPDIAGQKVYYLRKGESKPIIVEDGVVKPNGIVGTPDGKYLYVADIAANKTYRFEIKADGSLANKQEFVPQGSDGMTLDSEGNLYITGNGVTVYDNTGKKLGNIPVSKSWTGNVCFGGKDRKLLFITASEGVYTLRMKVRGVE; encoded by the coding sequence ATGAACAGCATCCACGCTTTAATTACTTTTTGTTTGATTTCGACCCAGGTAACCGCCCAGATCAGTGTAGTCGCGCCTGGTGCTCAACTAATAAAACTCCCTGCAACATTTGCTTTTTCAGAAGGTCCGGCGGTGAATAAGAAAGGAGATATTTATTTCACTGACCAACCGAATGATAAAATATGGAAGTATGATACGAAAGGGAGACTCACTTTATTTATGGATAAGACCGGGCGTTCCAATGGTTTGTATTTTGATCAAAAAGGTAACCTGATTGCATGTGCAGATGAAAAGGATGAGCTTTGGTCTATTAGCCCGGATAAAAAAGTAACCGTGTTACTGAGTCAATTTGAAGGCAAGCGGTTAAATGGGCCGAATGATTTATGGATTGATCCCAAAGGTGGGATTTACTTTACTGATCCGTATTATCAAAGAGAATATTGGGATCGAAAACAGCCTGATATTGCCGGACAGAAGGTATATTATTTGCGTAAAGGAGAAAGTAAACCGATAATAGTGGAAGATGGTGTCGTAAAACCGAATGGGATAGTTGGCACCCCAGATGGAAAGTATTTGTATGTGGCGGATATAGCAGCGAATAAGACTTATAGATTTGAGATCAAAGCGGATGGGAGTTTGGCAAATAAGCAGGAGTTTGTGCCGCAGGGTTCTGATGGGATGACGCTGGATAGTGAGGGAAATTTGTATATAACCGGGAATGGGGTGACGGTGTATGATAACACAGGTAAAAAACTGGGGAATATACCGGTTTCGAAGAGCTGGACGGGGAATGTGTGTTTTGGAGGGAAAGATAGGAAGCTATTGTTTATAACAGCGTCAGAGGGGGTGTATACGTTGAGGATGAAGGTGAGAGGGGTAGAATAA
- a CDS encoding Gfo/Idh/MocA family protein gives MNSRRVFLQNLAMASIAIPFTNFKLYEEKPLRVAICGLGGYGSRVAEAIQSCSRVKLVGVISGTPSKIKAWQAKYNIPEKNCYNYENFDEIKNNPDIDAVYVITPNALHHDQVIRVAKAGKHAICEKPMALNAKEGQEMIDACKKANVKLLVGYRMHFEPNTLEVIRMRNNGDFGKILFFQGLCGFKIGDPSQWRLNKQLAGGGSIMDIGIYAINGARYMTGEDPVWVTAQETKTDHVKFKEGVDETIQFQFGFPSGATASCLSTYAMNNLDKFFLNGDKGFAEMQPSTNYGPIKGRTNKGELTKPHTIHQAVQMDEMAAIIFDNKQPIVPVNGEEAVKDLKIIDAIYEAARTGKKVNLHL, from the coding sequence ATGAATTCCCGTCGTGTCTTTTTACAAAACCTTGCCATGGCTTCTATTGCCATTCCATTTACCAATTTCAAGCTGTACGAAGAGAAACCCCTTCGTGTCGCCATCTGTGGGCTGGGAGGGTACGGCTCCCGCGTTGCCGAAGCCATCCAATCCTGCTCGCGCGTCAAACTCGTCGGGGTCATCAGTGGCACGCCTTCAAAGATCAAAGCATGGCAGGCCAAATACAATATTCCGGAGAAGAATTGCTATAACTATGAGAACTTTGACGAAATCAAAAATAACCCTGATATAGACGCTGTGTACGTCATTACACCTAATGCCCTACATCATGACCAGGTCATCCGCGTTGCAAAAGCAGGTAAACATGCGATTTGTGAAAAGCCAATGGCACTTAATGCAAAAGAAGGGCAGGAAATGATAGATGCCTGTAAAAAGGCCAATGTAAAGCTCCTGGTAGGTTATCGTATGCATTTTGAACCCAATACGCTCGAAGTCATCAGAATGCGAAATAACGGCGATTTCGGCAAGATTCTTTTTTTTCAGGGCCTTTGTGGATTTAAGATCGGGGATCCCAGCCAATGGCGCCTTAATAAACAATTAGCCGGCGGAGGATCAATCATGGATATCGGCATCTATGCCATCAATGGCGCAAGATATATGACAGGCGAGGACCCTGTGTGGGTAACGGCACAGGAAACCAAAACAGACCATGTAAAATTTAAAGAAGGTGTAGACGAAACGATCCAGTTTCAATTCGGCTTTCCCAGTGGCGCTACCGCCTCCTGTCTGTCTACTTATGCGATGAACAACCTGGACAAGTTCTTCCTGAACGGAGATAAAGGCTTTGCTGAAATGCAGCCCTCTACTAACTACGGACCCATTAAAGGACGTACTAACAAAGGAGAATTAACCAAACCCCATACCATTCACCAGGCAGTTCAAATGGATGAAATGGCCGCCATTATTTTTGATAACAAACAACCCATCGTGCCTGTCAATGGCGAAGAAGCCGTTAAAGACCTGAAGATTATAGATGCTATTTATGAGGCAGCACGTACGGGCAAAAAGGTAAACCTGCATCTATGA
- a CDS encoding RagB/SusD family nutrient uptake outer membrane protein — protein sequence MKIFKSRYLRFVLQLITVAALMASCSKNFIERLPEDAVSTSEAITDKSSMQSALNGAYAELRALGLYGADLPIIGDLLADNSFVQTGNTGRFLTIYQYTFISDDSYYSTIWNNAYTAILRANNIINASPSGDQAAIDELKSQAYAIRALVYFKLINIYARNYEDTSGLGVPIVLEDNPANKPKRSSIGQVYNQIESDLQAALSNIGDYTSSITISKYAVEALLAKTYFYSRQYDKALTTAKDVIDNSGFTLTSSSSAYASFWANAAAKTDKVEVLFEVDADATNNNGSSDLARLYNNGYNDIYCDSTFYRSFSETDERRTLLLEGTTKVGKSAYVVNKYPNGGNTDRDNIKVIRLAEVYLIASESAARLEQNSVALDYLNTLARNRDQSLTAYSLSGQPLIDTIIDERRKELAFEGDRIFDLNRLGLTVVRKINQGGLSVTSSYLSVAYADFRRIAPIPYTEIKANSNLADEQNPSY from the coding sequence ATGAAAATATTTAAATCCAGATATTTAAGATTTGTACTTCAGCTAATAACGGTTGCTGCGTTGATGGCATCCTGTTCGAAAAATTTCATTGAAAGGCTTCCCGAAGATGCTGTTTCAACTTCAGAGGCCATCACAGACAAAAGTTCCATGCAGAGCGCATTAAATGGCGCCTATGCAGAACTGAGAGCCCTTGGCCTCTATGGGGCTGATTTGCCGATTATAGGAGATCTGCTGGCAGATAATAGCTTTGTGCAAACAGGTAACACAGGCAGGTTCCTGACCATTTATCAGTACACATTTATTAGTGATGATAGTTATTATTCTACCATCTGGAATAATGCTTACACAGCTATTCTACGTGCAAACAACATCATCAATGCTTCACCCTCAGGAGATCAGGCAGCGATTGACGAACTCAAATCACAGGCTTATGCTATCAGAGCCCTGGTGTACTTTAAGCTGATCAATATTTATGCACGTAATTATGAAGATACTTCCGGCTTAGGGGTCCCGATTGTGTTGGAGGACAATCCTGCAAATAAACCAAAAAGAAGTTCAATCGGGCAGGTATATAATCAGATAGAAAGCGATTTACAGGCAGCACTCTCTAATATCGGAGATTATACCAGCTCAATTACAATCAGTAAATATGCAGTTGAAGCATTGTTAGCTAAAACCTACTTTTACTCCAGGCAATATGATAAAGCATTAACTACAGCTAAAGACGTAATCGATAATTCGGGTTTTACCCTGACATCTTCTTCATCTGCCTATGCATCTTTCTGGGCAAATGCAGCAGCGAAAACGGACAAGGTAGAGGTACTGTTTGAAGTAGATGCCGACGCTACAAATAATAATGGGTCCAGCGATTTAGCACGCCTATATAATAATGGATATAACGATATTTATTGCGATTCAACATTTTATCGTTCTTTTTCTGAAACAGATGAAAGGCGTACCCTGCTGCTGGAGGGAACTACAAAGGTTGGGAAGAGTGCATATGTTGTCAATAAATATCCCAATGGCGGAAATACGGACAGAGATAATATCAAAGTCATCCGTTTAGCAGAAGTTTATTTGATTGCGTCTGAATCAGCCGCCCGTTTGGAACAAAATAGCGTTGCTTTGGATTATTTGAATACACTTGCCCGGAACAGGGATCAAAGTTTAACTGCATATTCTTTAAGCGGCCAGCCGCTGATTGATACAATCATCGATGAAAGGCGTAAAGAACTGGCTTTTGAAGGAGATCGTATCTTTGATTTGAACAGGTTGGGATTGACTGTGGTACGAAAAATCAACCAGGGTGGACTTTCTGTAACCAGTAGTTACCTTTCTGTTGCTTATGCTGATTTTAGAAGAATTGCGCCTATACCTTATACTGAAATAAAAGCCAATTCCAATTTAGCAGATGAGCAGAATCCTTCGTACTAA
- a CDS encoding SusC/RagA family TonB-linked outer membrane protein — translation MMSKTMNFARLLVIVIMLVGIFPPNIIRAQQRSSITGIVTDYNGVPIPGASVKLKGTKVFAIVGADGRFNLGLPNNNTSDEIEVKSLGFETYSQKITNTEGNVQIRLKTTSGILGEVIVVAYGTSTKKLVTGALATVNGNELADKPFTSPDKTLQGAVAGLQITSSSGAPGSNTDVRLRGIGSINASSSPLWVIDGAIATSGDLTSQTTTANALSSLNPDDIETITVLKDASATTLYGSRAANGVIIVTTKKGKAGKSQINFSGTWGANSNAFWNNNNRPMTTSEYMKAFSQAIINGGEASDADEAKSVMVDNYGVDSTVNTNWRDVVYQTGLQSQYNLSLSGGNDKTQYYASSGYFNQEGATIASHFKRYNGALSINSKVNERLSFSTNINGTYSEQRTPSNSGYFSNPAGNIYFALPWYSTRNADGSFNYGSANDYGGGNGNFPLIAGDNYNPLIIAAWDKNSAKTANFRGAVSGEYKILPNLKFTSRFSGEYFYIHEYKYYNPFYGDGYATENPGRVTIYNTNIFDWTFNNLLNYHANLNYNKDFTIDVTVGQEAYKYNRSYDNSSASGLPLNLKLTNAVNAANPLSFTSGTGYNATNSYLSNAIFSFRDKYILSGSYRLDGSSVFGENHRWGSFFSVGASWNVSEETALKDINWLNLLKLRISYGENGNSLGFGNYQSIGTYGYGYNYGGDVGSAPTNVKNEDLTWEKNKNADIGLDWAFFGNRLAGTIDLYHRKTSNLLVTVPLSYTTGYSGGELMNVGAMTNRGIEFTITGTPVKTKDFTWDVSFNIAHNRNRVNKLYGGNPISNGSFMIAEGHDVQEYYLRNWAGVDKENGNPLWYTNAADTATTSTISKVSKDFTGKSASPKWFGGFTNTFTYKQFSLSGTFSYNFGNYLFDTYATYYNSDGAYYGSEGQSNRQLQAWTPENTNTNVPKLSTTNSTSSYASSTRYLYKGNYIRLRNVQFTYSVPASLLKHLRVANVSAYVNATNFWTFGTDKYLPFDPEQGIKNVANLNAPAVKTIVGGVKIGF, via the coding sequence ATGATGAGCAAAACAATGAATTTTGCCAGGTTACTTGTCATTGTCATAATGTTAGTGGGTATATTTCCCCCAAATATTATTCGGGCACAGCAACGAAGTAGTATTACTGGAATAGTAACAGATTATAACGGCGTACCGATTCCTGGGGCAAGCGTCAAATTGAAGGGTACAAAGGTATTTGCGATTGTCGGAGCGGATGGGAGGTTCAATTTGGGATTACCCAATAATAATACTTCTGACGAGATTGAAGTTAAATCATTAGGTTTTGAAACCTATTCCCAAAAAATAACTAACACTGAAGGCAACGTTCAAATTCGTTTAAAAACAACTTCCGGAATACTGGGCGAAGTGATTGTAGTTGCTTACGGTACCTCCACCAAAAAGCTGGTGACAGGCGCTTTGGCTACCGTGAATGGAAACGAACTTGCCGACAAACCCTTTACCTCTCCTGATAAGACATTGCAGGGTGCCGTTGCGGGCCTGCAAATCACTTCTTCCTCCGGTGCACCCGGCTCTAATACAGATGTTCGTTTGCGTGGTATCGGTTCTATTAATGCAAGTTCCAGCCCATTATGGGTAATTGATGGCGCCATCGCTACTTCTGGTGATCTTACTTCTCAAACTACAACAGCTAATGCGTTAAGTAGTTTGAACCCGGATGATATTGAAACCATCACCGTTTTGAAAGATGCAAGTGCTACTACACTATATGGATCAAGGGCTGCAAATGGAGTTATTATTGTGACCACCAAAAAAGGGAAGGCAGGAAAAAGCCAGATTAACTTTAGTGGAACATGGGGGGCTAATTCAAATGCCTTTTGGAATAATAACAACAGGCCTATGACAACGTCGGAATACATGAAGGCATTCAGCCAGGCAATTATCAATGGCGGAGAGGCATCCGATGCAGATGAAGCAAAATCAGTCATGGTCGATAATTACGGGGTAGATTCTACAGTGAATACCAATTGGCGTGACGTGGTTTACCAGACAGGCCTGCAAAGCCAGTATAACCTGAGTTTGTCCGGCGGGAACGACAAAACACAATATTACGCGTCCAGCGGATATTTTAACCAGGAGGGAGCAACTATTGCTTCCCATTTCAAGAGGTATAATGGCGCTTTATCAATAAATTCAAAGGTAAATGAACGTCTTTCTTTTAGTACCAACATCAATGGTACCTACTCTGAACAAAGAACACCTTCCAATAGTGGCTATTTTTCGAATCCGGCAGGGAACATTTATTTTGCCCTTCCGTGGTATTCTACGCGGAATGCAGATGGGTCTTTTAACTACGGATCAGCAAACGATTATGGTGGCGGAAACGGGAATTTCCCACTTATTGCAGGAGACAATTATAATCCACTTATCATAGCCGCATGGGATAAGAATTCTGCTAAGACTGCAAACTTCAGAGGAGCCGTTTCGGGTGAATATAAAATCCTGCCTAACCTGAAATTCACTTCGAGATTCAGCGGGGAATATTTCTATATTCATGAATATAAATATTACAATCCATTTTACGGAGATGGTTATGCGACTGAAAATCCAGGAAGAGTTACGATCTATAATACAAACATTTTTGACTGGACATTTAATAACCTGCTGAACTATCATGCCAACCTGAATTACAATAAAGATTTTACTATAGATGTAACGGTAGGTCAGGAAGCCTATAAGTACAACAGAAGCTATGATAATTCAAGTGCATCAGGTTTGCCTTTAAATCTGAAACTTACCAATGCGGTGAACGCAGCCAATCCGTTATCCTTTACAAGTGGTACAGGTTACAACGCTACAAATTCTTATTTATCTAATGCCATATTCAGTTTCAGAGATAAATATATCCTTTCCGGCAGCTATCGGTTAGACGGATCTTCCGTTTTTGGTGAGAATCATCGCTGGGGTAGCTTTTTCTCTGTCGGCGCATCCTGGAATGTGAGTGAAGAAACTGCTCTTAAAGATATTAACTGGCTGAACCTGCTGAAGCTAAGAATTTCCTATGGTGAAAACGGGAACTCTTTAGGCTTCGGAAACTATCAATCCATCGGCACATATGGCTATGGCTATAACTATGGAGGAGATGTAGGAAGTGCACCCACAAATGTGAAAAATGAAGATCTGACCTGGGAGAAAAACAAGAATGCTGATATAGGTCTTGACTGGGCATTTTTTGGCAATAGGTTAGCCGGTACAATTGATCTTTACCACCGAAAAACCAGCAACCTGTTGGTGACAGTTCCATTGTCCTACACCACCGGGTATAGTGGCGGCGAATTAATGAATGTAGGCGCCATGACAAACCGTGGTATCGAATTTACCATTACAGGAACACCGGTTAAGACAAAAGATTTTACCTGGGATGTATCGTTTAATATTGCTCACAACCGCAACAGGGTGAATAAACTGTATGGAGGAAATCCTATATCCAATGGCAGTTTTATGATTGCAGAAGGACACGATGTACAGGAATATTATTTAAGAAACTGGGCTGGTGTTGACAAAGAGAATGGTAATCCTTTGTGGTACACAAATGCTGCGGATACTGCCACCACCAGTACAATATCAAAAGTTAGTAAAGACTTTACCGGAAAATCAGCATCACCTAAATGGTTTGGCGGATTTACGAATACATTTACTTACAAGCAATTCTCTTTGTCAGGTACCTTTTCCTACAATTTTGGGAATTATTTGTTTGACACTTATGCAACTTACTATAATAGTGATGGGGCATATTATGGTTCAGAAGGACAATCGAACCGGCAGTTGCAGGCATGGACTCCTGAAAATACCAACACCAATGTACCAAAATTGTCTACAACCAATTCTACATCCTCCTATGCATCCTCTACAAGATATTTGTATAAAGGAAATTATATACGGTTAAGAAACGTGCAATTCACTTACTCAGTTCCTGCCTCCTTATTAAAGCATTTAAGGGTCGCTAATGTTTCTGCCTATGTAAATGCAACCAATTTCTGGACATTTGGAACAGACAAGTACCTGCCGTTTGATCCGGAACAGGGCATTAAAAATGTGGCCAACCTGAATGCTCCAGCTGTCAAAACAATCGTCGGTGGAGTGAAAATAGGTTTCTAA
- a CDS encoding right-handed parallel beta-helix repeat-containing protein — translation MIKINRIVVAFYVMIFVLPVCALSQTTYYVSSNGSDTNTGTPQQPFLSITKALAAARTTQGQVIIRLFGGTYYLESPIVFTPADSRGDGEILTITNVENETVTISGGVRLQNLRWRKYKGGVWQTRVGPDLIFDQLFVNRRLQHMARYPDYDSSARFLGGTAADALSKERTARWQNPGGGYVHALHRSEWGDFHYLIKGKDSLGELMLEGGWQNNRRMGMHPVHRFVENIFEELDSPGEWYYDKQSGLLYYYPPEGLDIKTATFETPRIRHLIEFKGTEAAPVKNIRISGLTLMHTLRTFMENKEPLLRSDWTIYRGGAVLFTGAIHCGIADCVIRDVGGNAIFFNNYNRYCEVSGCLISDIGASAVCFVGDPAAVRSPRFEYNEFVPLEEMDRSPGPSTNNYPASCSVYNNLLFNLGMVEKQSAGIELSMCRHITASHNTIYDVPRAGINVSEGTWGGHEIAYNDVFNTVKESGDHGSFNSWGRDRYWHPDKKKLDSIVATNFDLVLLDVVDPILLHHNRMRCDHGWDIDLDDGSSNYRIYDNLCLNGGIKLREGVNRVVENNIMVNNTFHPHVWFDNSNDVFKHNVVATGYLPIGIKVWGQEVDYNVFPDSVSLKAAWERGTDSHSVCVPLDFQHPEQGDFRLKDGSKAFEIGFKNFPMDSFGVVSPKLKALAKKIPLPSIVAVNYADGDEAIEFMGAKVKTLRTLGERSATGMDETRGALVVSVMPGTAAAKLLQPNDVILFLNGKRIDNVGDLREALMRVIGTSTDIAIFRNQKEIRKSLFFFK, via the coding sequence ATGATTAAAATAAACAGAATAGTGGTTGCATTTTATGTAATGATTTTTGTATTGCCGGTATGTGCTCTTTCACAAACCACTTATTATGTTTCATCCAATGGTAGCGATACTAATACAGGAACCCCACAGCAGCCATTTTTGTCTATTACGAAAGCCCTTGCGGCCGCCCGGACAACCCAGGGGCAAGTGATCATCAGGCTTTTTGGGGGTACTTATTACCTGGAAAGCCCTATTGTTTTTACGCCGGCAGATTCCAGGGGAGATGGTGAAATCCTCACTATAACCAATGTTGAAAATGAAACGGTCACTATCAGCGGGGGAGTACGGTTGCAAAACCTTCGGTGGAGAAAATATAAAGGTGGTGTTTGGCAAACCAGGGTAGGGCCAGACCTTATTTTTGACCAGCTATTCGTTAATCGCCGCTTACAACATATGGCCCGTTATCCTGATTATGACTCGTCGGCCCGCTTCCTGGGGGGGACTGCAGCCGATGCTTTAAGCAAGGAAAGAACTGCCCGTTGGCAAAATCCTGGTGGGGGTTATGTACATGCGCTCCACCGCTCGGAATGGGGTGATTTTCATTATCTGATCAAAGGGAAGGATAGCCTGGGCGAACTTATGCTTGAGGGCGGATGGCAGAATAACAGGCGTATGGGCATGCATCCCGTCCACCGTTTTGTAGAGAACATTTTTGAGGAACTGGATTCACCCGGGGAATGGTACTACGATAAGCAAAGCGGTTTGTTATATTATTATCCACCAGAAGGGCTTGATATAAAGACCGCAACGTTTGAAACACCCCGGATTCGTCATCTCATTGAATTCAAAGGAACCGAAGCTGCACCCGTGAAGAATATTCGAATTAGTGGACTTACGCTCATGCATACGCTGCGCACTTTCATGGAGAACAAAGAACCATTGTTGCGAAGTGATTGGACTATTTACCGCGGAGGGGCCGTTCTATTTACCGGGGCGATTCATTGCGGGATAGCTGACTGTGTAATCAGGGATGTAGGAGGCAATGCCATCTTCTTTAACAATTATAACCGGTATTGCGAGGTCTCCGGCTGTTTGATTTCCGACATTGGCGCGAGCGCAGTATGTTTTGTGGGCGACCCTGCCGCGGTACGTTCACCCAGATTTGAGTATAACGAATTTGTTCCATTGGAAGAGATGGACCGCTCTCCCGGGCCCAGCACCAATAATTATCCGGCATCATGCAGTGTATACAATAACCTGCTATTTAACCTTGGTATGGTTGAAAAACAATCAGCCGGCATTGAGCTGTCAATGTGCCGACATATTACTGCGAGCCATAATACTATTTATGACGTTCCGCGTGCCGGTATAAATGTTAGTGAAGGAACCTGGGGCGGACATGAGATCGCCTATAATGATGTATTCAATACAGTTAAAGAAAGCGGCGATCATGGCTCTTTTAATTCCTGGGGGCGGGACCGGTACTGGCACCCGGATAAGAAGAAACTTGACTCTATTGTGGCTACCAACTTTGATCTTGTACTATTGGATGTAGTAGACCCTATTTTGCTACATCATAACCGCATGCGTTGCGATCACGGTTGGGATATCGATCTGGACGATGGCTCCAGCAATTACCGGATCTATGATAATCTTTGTTTAAACGGCGGCATAAAACTTAGAGAAGGCGTGAACAGGGTAGTAGAAAATAATATTATGGTTAATAACACCTTTCATCCGCATGTGTGGTTTGACAACAGCAACGATGTTTTTAAACATAATGTTGTTGCTACCGGTTACCTGCCTATTGGCATTAAGGTATGGGGGCAGGAGGTTGACTATAATGTCTTTCCGGATTCAGTGTCGCTGAAAGCTGCCTGGGAAAGGGGTACAGATAGCCATTCTGTATGCGTTCCGCTTGATTTTCAGCATCCGGAACAAGGCGATTTCAGGCTAAAGGATGGTTCAAAAGCTTTTGAAATAGGTTTTAAAAACTTTCCAATGGATAGTTTTGGCGTTGTTTCTCCTAAGCTGAAGGCACTGGCAAAAAAGATTCCCCTGCCGTCAATTGTAGCAGTAAATTATGCAGATGGGGATGAAGCCATTGAATTTATGGGCGCGAAGGTAAAGACCCTGCGTACGCTGGGGGAGCGGTCTGCCACGGGCATGGATGAAACAAGGGGAGCGTTGGTCGTATCGGTTATGCCAGGTACTGCCGCAGCAAAATTACTACAGCCCAATGATGTCATTCTCTTTTTGAATGGGAAAAGAATTGACAATGTCGGGGATCTAAGGGAAGCCTTGATGAGGGTGATTGGTACAAGTACTGACATAGCAATTTTTCGAAATCAGAAAGAAATCAGGAAGTCGTTGTTCTTTTTTAAATAA